A window from Oncorhynchus mykiss isolate Arlee chromosome 9, USDA_OmykA_1.1, whole genome shotgun sequence encodes these proteins:
- the LOC110531822 gene encoding solute carrier family 2, facilitated glucose transporter member 4, protein MPPGFQQLGVETVTGTLALSVFTAVLGSFQFGYNIGVINAPQKIIEADYNATWVHRYGEPIPTATLTTLWSLSVAIFSIGGMISSFCVGVISEWLGRRKAMLINNLFAFIGGGLMGMAKISRSFEMMILGRFVIGAYCGLASGLVPMYVGEIAPTSLRGALGTLHQLAIVTGILIAQVLGLESLLGSEELWPVLVGVTVLPTVLQMVLLPFCPESPRFLYIIRCQEHHAKSGLRRLTGRQEVGDMLAEMKEEKRRMDMERKVSIAELFRSPMYRQPIIIAILLQLSQQLSGVNAIFYYSTSIFQKAGVQSPVYATIGAGVVNCAFTVVSLFLVERTGRRTLHMLGLSGMCGCAIVMTIALALLDSVPWMSYISMLAIFGFVAFFEVGPGPIPWFFVAELFSQGPRPAAMAVAGFSNWTANFIIGFGFQYLAELCGPYVFLIFAVLLVFFLIFTFFRVPETRGKTFDQISASFSQHPPAMMDLDMELGKQSTELDYLGGEGSLD, encoded by the exons ATGCCGCCTGGGTTTCAGCAACTTGGAGTGGAG ACAGTGACTGGAACCCTTGCTCTCTCAGTGTTCACTGCTGTATTGGGCTCCTTTCAGTTTGGATACAATATCGGCGTCATCAATGCACCTCAGAAG ATCATTGAGGCGGACTACAATGCTACATGGGTGCACCGGTATGGAGAGCCCATTCCCACCGCTACACTCACCACTCTGTGGTCCCTGTCGGTGGCCATCTTCTCTATAGGAGGCATGATCTCTTCCTTCTGTGTGGGCGTCATCTCAGAATGGCTGGGCAG gaggaaagccATGCTCATAAACAACTTGTTTGCCTTCATCGGAGGAGGTTTGATGGGCATGGCCAAAATCAGCCGGTCCTTCGAGATGATGATCCTGGGACGCTTCGTCATCGGTGCATACTGTG GGTTGGCATCAGGGCTAGTGCCCATGTATGTGGGCGAGATAGCGCCTACAAGTCTGCGAGGTGCTTTGGGCACGCTCCACCAGTTGGCGATCGTCACAGGGATTCTCATAGCACAG GTCCTAGGTCTGGAGTCTTTGCTGGGCAGTGAGGAGTTGTGGCCAGTGCTGGTGGGTGTGACCGTTCTGCCCACTGTCCTGCAGATGGTGCTGCTGCCCTTCTGCCCCGAGAGCCCCCGCTTTCTCTACATCATCCGCTGCCAGGAGCACCACGCCAAGAGCG GCTTGAGGAGGCTGACCGGGAGGCAGGAGGTGGGGGATATGCTGGCGGAgatgaaggaggagaagaggaggatggacaTGGAGAGGAAGGTGTCCATCGCAGAGCTCTTCCGCTCCCCCATGTACCGGCAGCCCATCATCATCGCCATCCTGCTGCAGCTCTCACAACAGCTCTCTGGAGTCAACGCT ATCTTCTACTACTCCACCAGTATTTTCCAGAAGGCAGGGGTCCAGAGCCCCGTCTACGCCACTATAGGAGCCGGCGTGGTCAACTGTGCCTTCACCGTGGTCTCG CTCTTCCTGGTGGAGAGGACGGGCCGCAGAACGCTACACATGCTGGGGCTGTCCGGAATGTGCGGCTGTGCTATTGTCATGACGATAGCTCTTGCCTTATTG GACAGTGTTCCCTGGATGAGCTACATCAGCATGCTGGCAATCTTTGGCTTCGTGGCCTTCTTTGAGGTGGGGCCTGGCCCCATCCCCTGGTTCTTTGTGGCTGAGCTCTTCTCCCAAGGCCCCAGGCCCGCTGCGATGGCCGTGGCCGGATTCTCCAACTGGACGGCCAACTTCATTATTGGCTTTGGCTTCCAGTATCTCGCT GAGCTTTGTGGGCCTTATGTCTTCCTCATCTTTGCAGTGCTCCTTGTCTTCTTCCTCATCTTCACCTTCTTCCGGGTGCCGGAGACACGGGGCAAGACGTTCGACCAGATCTCCGCCTCCTTCAGCCAGCACCCACCCGCCATGATGGACCTGGACATGGAGCTGGGCAAGCAGAGTACAGAGCTGGACTACCTGGGGGGGGAGGGAAGCCTTGACTAA